The Daucus carota subsp. sativus chromosome 9, DH1 v3.0, whole genome shotgun sequence genome window below encodes:
- the LOC108200950 gene encoding uncharacterized protein LOC108200950: MVSAELNQNGDNTENISAEQLLSIDSSDAHGVFGEAKVLTRVGDDYQAEIPALISGPEYDSYMKKLVDTEKKDHDPLDFWLGLSVPVKWTKNIKENMTMSDVKQGFSTQSNNAPSIFGSFRETIALYQGSSYFLVPGVCADSWNDIEEASFLLGLYIFKKKFVQLKRFIGTKKMGDILLYYYSKFYKSSEYDRWATCRKGRSRKCVSGQSLFSDLRQQELLSRLLSRVSEECQKELTKVTKAYEKKDISLIEYVFSMKSMVGVETFVDVVSVGKGMRDLTNMVIAPVRIPTGETCSSLTCTEIVNFITGGYRLSKAQSSDLFWEAVWPRLLARGWHSEQPKKQAYVPGAKDTLVFLTPGVQKFSRELVKGNHYFVSVTDVLDKVGSEPELLELHTENDKGNKEEEDGWIKEIKEQENLNKRRQCYMQLQAPISDMDDRKVTIVDTSLDNRKFPKFRESRTLPMDISKIKIVRRDNDQCTFNASTKKLDCAHNMLVAQETNSTTHVKITSDTGKIFDSSSDRLVQIHGSDSIKPVKKVEKHKKLYDDQQARKPMDIRLSQKQKRNDLDTLTSVGKRYRTVASCCNEEIGSGRSTIPSVAEIGDHANVCCSNIHDPNNNKVSQLGLSKDRMATSSQKESPCWSIGGSLDDNCLDQKNPQSSMLIGLNSPQQPVKYPHSVFLTVSTNMQDDITSTQQDVFCAPKTSADISVPAQPANLNSRRQSTRNRPPTARALEALVNGDLTASSRRRRKE; this comes from the exons ATGGTGTCAGCTGAACTAAATCAGAATGGGGATAATACTGAGAACATATCTGCTGAGCAGCTGCTTTCTATAGATTCCTCTGATGCACATGGTGTCTTTGGGGAAGCAAAAGTGCTTACCCGTGTTGGTGATGACTACCAGGCTGAAATTCCTGCTCTTATCTCTGGACCTGAGTATGATAGCTATATGAAGAAGCTGGTTGATACTGAAAAGAAGGATCACGATCCTTTAGATTTTTGGCTGGGATTGTCGGTCCCAGTCAAGTGGACCAAAAACATCAAGGAGAATATGACTATGAGTGATGTGAAACAAGGATTTTCTACTCAATCAAATAATGCACCTTCGATATTTGGAAGCTTTAGAGAGACAATTGCTCTATACCAAGGGTCGTCTTATTTTTTGGTTCCTGGGGTTTGTGCTGATTCTTGGAACGATATTGAAGAAGCAAGTTTTCTTTTAGGTTTATATATCTTTAAGAAGAAGTTTGTGCAGTTGAAGAGGTTTATTGGAACTAAAAAGATGGGGGATATATTGTTATATTActactcaaaattttataagtCCTCTGAGTATGATAGATGGGCAACATGCCGCAAAGGGAGAAGTAGAAAGTGTGTATCTGGCCAGTCATTATTTAGTGATTTGAGGCAACAGGAACTACTATCTCGTCTGCTTTCCCGGGTGTCAGAGGAATGCCAGAAAGAGCTAACAAAG GTCACCAAAGCATATGAAAAGAAGGATATATCACTAATCGAATACGTATTCTCTATGAAGTCCATGGTGGGGGTAGAAACTTTTGTTGATGTAGTTTCTGTTGGGAAAGGCATGAGAGATCTAACAAACATGGTCATTGCGCCCGTGCGGATACCAACCGGGGAAACATGTTCCTCCCTGACATGTACTGAGATTGTCAATTTTATAACTGGAGGCTATCGGTTAAGCAAAGCTCAATCCAGCGATTTATTCTGGGAAGCAGTCTGGCCACGTTTGTTGGCAAGAGGATGGCATTCAGAACAGCCAAAGAAACAAGCTTATGTTCCAGGTGCAAAGGATACCCTGGTCTTTCTTACTCCTGGTGTTCAGAAGTTCTCAAGAGAATTAGTGAAAGGAAACCATTATTTTGTCTCTGTTACGGATGTCTTGGACAAAGTTGGTTCTGAGCCAGAGCTTCTCGAGCTCCACACTGAAAATGATAAAGGAAATAAGGAAGAGGAGGATGGGTGGATCAAGGAGATTAAGGAGCaagaaaatttgaataaaagacGTCAATGTTATATGCAGCTTCAAGCTCCAATTAGTGATATGGATGACAGAAAAGTTACCATTGTTGATACAAGCCTTGACAATAGAAAATTTCCCAAATTCAGAGAGTCGAGAACTCTGCCAAtggatatatcaaaaataaaaattgttcgCAGAGACAATGATCAGTGTACTTTCAATGCCTCAACTAAAAAATTAGATTGTGCTCATAACATGTTAGTGGCTCAAGAGACAAATTCCACCACTCATGTTAAGATTACCTCAGACACGGGAAAGATTTTTGACAGCAGTTCTGACCGACTAGTTCAGATCCATGGTTCAGATTCCATTAAACCAGTGAAAAAAGTCGAGAAGCAtaagaagttgtatgatgaccAGCAGGCAAGGAAGCCAATGGATATTCGCCTAAGCCAAAAGCAGAAGCGAAACGATCTTGATACTTTAACTTCAGTTGGAAAAAGGTATAGGACTGTAGCTTCTTGTTGTAATGAAGAGATAGGTTCGGGCAGGAGTACTATTCCATCTGTCGCAGAAATTGGTGATCATGCCAATGTTTGCTGCTCAAATATTCATGATCCAAACAACAACAAAGTTTCTCAATTAGGTTTATCCAAAGATAGGATGGCCACCAGTTCACAAAAAGAAAGCCCTTGTTGGAGCATCGGAGGTTCTCTAGATGATAATTGTCTTGATCAAAAAAATCCTCAATCCAGCATGTTAATTGGCTTGAACTCGCCTCAACAACCTGTAAAATATCCACACAGCGTTTTCCTGACAGTTTCGACAAACATGCAAGATGATATCACGAGCACACAACAAGATGTCTTCTGTGCACCCAAAACCTCTGCAGACATCAGTGTTCCTGCTCAGCCTGCTAACTTAAACTCTCGGAGACAGAGTACTAGGAACAGACCTCCAACTGCAAGAGCACTTGAAGCCCTGGTAAATGGAGATTTGACAGCAAGTTCAAGGAGAAGGCGGAAGGAATGA
- the LOC108200957 gene encoding protein GAMETE EXPRESSED 1 — protein MITRKRTEMRRLYFEFMLVLILLLHNYEPVDGWWFSSKEADANNQYRESDQSIPKDMVAEFSMEPLNNQKGIKLVENARRMVVSSNSCWQNAYRNLFAGCSEILAGEEMRSRFAWHLSDCFQRDSGRPDFPYCDVKSSMMSCRKKLDENAHKVYLEFFLETNSICHQLQADAFKRQMERLVNELKKSAENTETTIENIGERADELIERSNQMKESLSLVDLRTNQVAQTLKNVGDHVNLVLTTSEAVYELSAGIATSQGELREGQGKMLETLEEGMIMLNDSHNKLGQDISHLGNKTVEIQSHIIKVGDSMASKMNVLQSTAEDIGNVTEVTLDRQNELLAGQSAAVEGLRRLNDFMSQALQESKVIMQQLAEFGHRQQEELLNRQKQLELAHDHLVENSRTILEAQEAFELKQATMFLAIDKLFALHNAILLESRLIKAFIMYSIATFVIYMFTSTKQTYTMRPQLYMGLCVTFLIEFLVLKYWESGTDYHASITYFVRLGFVLCASAQLLYAIYTYRDYETLNHQMLLTLVEKFNVMQKHKEFSQDMDSDDDWSAFIDSDLPEDVDKLEDPDFMIPEEVGENSIVSSTTTRRYNLRSRRRS, from the exons ATGATTACTAGGAAAAGAACTGAAATGCGGCGGCTTTATTTTGAATTCATGCTGGTTTTGATTTTGCTTTTGCACAACTATGAGCCAGTGGATGGTTGGTGGTTCTCCTCTAAAGAGGCTGATGCGAATAATCAGTACCGAGAAAGTGATCAGTCCATTCCGAAGGATATGGTAGCAGAATTCTCAATGGAGCCTCTGAATAATCAGAAGGGGATCAAGTTGGTGGAGAATGCGAGAAGAATGGTGGTTTCCTCGAATTCTTGCTGGCAAAATGCTTATAGAAATCTGTTTGCAGGGTGTTCGGAGATTCTTGCTGGTGAAGAGATGAGGTCCAGGTTTGCGTGGCATCTCAGTGACTGCTTTCAGAGGGATTCTGGAAGGCCTGATTTTCCTTACTGTGATGTGAAATCCTCCATGATGAGCTGTCGTAAAAAATTGGATGAGAATGCTCATAAAGTTTATCTCGAGTTTTTTCTGGAAACCAACTCTATATGTCACCAATTACA GGCTGATGCATTCAAACGTCAGATGGAGAGGTTGGTAAATGAATTAAAGAAGAGCGCAGAAAATACAGAAACCACAATAGAGAATATAGGAGAGCGAGCAGATGAACTTATTGAGAGATCAAATCAAATGAAAGAATCTTTATCGTTGGTTGATCTTCGTACCAACCAAGTGGCTCAAACCTTGAAAAACGTTGGAGATCATGTCAATCTTGTGTTAACTACTTCTGAAGCAGTTTATGAGCTATCTGCAGGGATAGCAACTTCACAAGGAGAACTTCGTGAAGGACAAGGAAAGATGCTTGAAACGTTGGAAGAGGGAATGATAATGCTAAATGATTCTCACAACAAACTAGGCCAAGACATTAGTCACTTGGGAAATAAAACGGTAGAAATACAAAGTCACATCATTAAGGTCGGGGATTCAATGGCATCAAAAATGAATGTTTTGCAAAGCACAGCTGAAGACATCGGGAATGTAACAGAAGTTACTCTCGATAGGCAAAATGAACTTTTGGCTGGACAATCAGCAGCTGTTGAAGGTCTTCGCAGACTGAATGATTTCATGTCTCAGGCACTTCAAGAGAGCAA GGTTATTATGCAGCAACTAGCTGAATTTGGTCACAGGCAGCAAGAAGAGCTTTTAAATCGACAAAAACAACTAGAATTAGCTCATGATCATTTGGTTGAGAATTCAAGGACAATTTTGGAAGCTCAG GAAGCCTTTGAATTAAAGCAAGCAACTATGTTTCTTGCAATAGACAAGCTCTTTGCTCTACATAATGCTATTCTGCTGGAATCTCGACTAATCAAAGCTTTCATTATGTACTCGATAGCAACTTTTGTTATCTACATGTTCACCAGTACTAAGCAAACATACACCATGAGACCTCAGCTTTATATGG GTTTATGTGTTACATTCTTGATTGAATTTCTTGTACTGAAGTACTGGGAAAGTGGCACCGATTATCATGCATCGATTACATATTTTGTTAGGCTGGGGTTCGTGCTTTGTGCTTCAGCTCAGCTTCTCTATGCAATTTATACATACAG GGACTATGAAACACTGAACCATCAGATGCTTTTAACACTAGTGGAGAAGTTTAATGTCATGCAAAAGCATAAAGAATTTTCACAGGACATGGACAGTGACGACGACTGGTCTGCGTTCATTGATTCCGACTTGCCAGAAGATGTAGACAAATTGGAAGATCCTGACTTTATGATCCCAGAGGAAGTCGGAGAGAATTCTATAGTATCCTCTACAACTACTAGAAGATATAATCTACGCAGCAGACGTCGTTCTTAA